One segment of Longimicrobium sp. DNA contains the following:
- the rnpA gene encoding ribonuclease P protein component, with translation MSDEGEERQGFGLPRESRIARSAEIRLLFQRGKRRKTRHLDAFVSPSPAAFPRLGVVVPKHKHTIVERNLVRRRLREIGRTVVLPALRNSGAAFDVLVRARPDAYGASFAQLRDELATLVEELCSRAR, from the coding sequence GTGAGCGACGAGGGAGAAGAGCGGCAGGGGTTCGGGCTCCCCAGGGAGTCACGAATTGCGCGCTCCGCCGAGATCCGGCTGTTGTTCCAACGGGGGAAGAGGAGGAAGACGCGTCACCTGGATGCGTTCGTCTCCCCTTCCCCCGCGGCGTTTCCGCGTCTGGGGGTGGTGGTGCCCAAGCACAAGCACACCATCGTGGAGCGCAACCTGGTGCGCCGGCGCCTCCGCGAGATCGGGCGCACCGTCGTTCTTCCAGCGCTTCGCAACTCTGGAGCGGCTTTCGACGTACTGGTGCGTGCCCGGCCAGATGCGTACGGCGCTTCCTTTGCCCAGCTCCGGGACGAGCTCGCCACCCTGGTGGAGGAACTTTGCTCGCGCGCGCGATGA
- the yidD gene encoding membrane protein insertion efficiency factor YidD, producing the protein MLARAMIAAIRFYQKGISPLKPPVCRFMPTCSQYGAEAIERYGAARGGWLLVKRLARCQPFSRGGWDPVP; encoded by the coding sequence TTGCTCGCGCGCGCGATGATCGCGGCCATCCGCTTCTACCAGAAGGGGATCTCGCCGCTCAAGCCTCCCGTGTGCCGCTTCATGCCCACCTGCTCGCAGTACGGCGCCGAAGCCATCGAGCGCTACGGCGCGGCGCGCGGCGGCTGGCTGCTGGTGAAGCGCCTGGCACGCTGCCAACCGTTCAGCCGCGGTGGCTGGGACCCCGTTCCCTGA
- the rpmH gene encoding 50S ribosomal protein L34 yields the protein MKPTYRPRNRKRTNKHGFRARMATKGGRAVLNARRRKGRHKLVVEIAGKY from the coding sequence ATGAAGCCGACCTATCGTCCGCGCAACCGCAAGCGGACCAACAAGCACGGGTTCCGCGCCCGCATGGCCACCAAGGGCGGCCGCGCAGTTCTGAACGCCCGCCGCCGCAAGGGGCGCCACAAGCTGGTCGTCGAGATCGCCGGCAAGTACTAG